A region of Malaciobacter marinus DNA encodes the following proteins:
- a CDS encoding serine hydroxymethyltransferase, producing MSYITSANLEQADEKVYSIIQKELKRQTNHLEMIASENFTSPAVMEAMGSVFTNKYAEGYPYKRYYGGCEFADEVEQLAIDRACEIFNCKYANVQPHSGSQANGAVYAALLKAGDKILGMDLSHGGHLTHGSKPSFSGKNYSAFYYGVELDGRINYDKVLEIAKIVQPKIIVCGASAYAREIDFKRFREIADEVGAFLFADVAHIAGLIAANEHPSPFPHAHVVTTTTHKTLRGPRGGLILTNDEDIAKKINSAIFPGIQGGPLIHVIAAKAVAFGEILQASWKDYAKQVKANAKVLADVLVKRGYDLVSDGTDNHLVLVSFLNKPFSGKDADAALGNAGITVNKNTVPGETRSPFVTSGLRIGSPALTARGMKEKEFEFIANKICDVLDDIENTKLQDDINKELEALASNFVIYSQSTY from the coding sequence ATGAGTTATATAACAAGCGCAAACTTAGAACAAGCAGATGAGAAAGTATATTCAATAATACAAAAAGAGTTAAAAAGACAAACAAATCATTTAGAGATGATAGCAAGTGAGAACTTTACAAGCCCAGCAGTAATGGAAGCAATGGGTTCAGTATTTACTAACAAATATGCAGAAGGATATCCATATAAAAGATATTATGGAGGTTGTGAATTTGCTGATGAAGTAGAACAACTAGCAATAGATAGAGCTTGTGAGATTTTTAATTGTAAATATGCAAATGTACAACCACATTCAGGAAGCCAAGCAAATGGTGCAGTATATGCAGCATTATTAAAAGCTGGTGATAAAATTTTAGGTATGGATTTATCTCATGGTGGACATTTAACTCATGGTTCAAAACCATCATTTTCAGGAAAGAACTACTCTGCTTTTTATTATGGAGTTGAGCTTGATGGAAGAATTAATTATGATAAAGTTTTAGAAATTGCAAAAATTGTTCAACCAAAAATTATTGTTTGTGGTGCAAGTGCATATGCAAGAGAGATTGACTTTAAAAGATTTAGAGAAATAGCAGATGAAGTTGGTGCTTTTCTTTTTGCTGATGTTGCACATATTGCAGGTTTAATTGCAGCCAATGAACATCCATCACCATTTCCACATGCACATGTTGTAACAACAACTACACATAAAACATTAAGAGGACCAAGAGGTGGACTTATATTAACAAATGATGAAGATATTGCAAAGAAGATTAATTCAGCAATATTTCCAGGAATTCAAGGTGGGCCATTAATACATGTAATTGCAGCAAAAGCAGTAGCATTTGGAGAGATTTTACAAGCATCATGGAAAGATTATGCAAAACAAGTAAAAGCAAATGCAAAAGTATTAGCAGATGTATTAGTAAAAAGAGGATATGATTTAGTAAGTGATGGAACAGATAATCACTTAGTATTAGTATCATTTTTAAATAAACCATTTTCAGGAAAAGATGCAGATGCAGCACTTGGGAATGCAGGTATAACAGTAAATAAAAACACAGTTCCAGGTGAAACTAGAAGTCCATTTGTAACAAGTGGTCTTAGAATAGGAAGTCCTGCATTAACAGCAAGAGGAATGAAAGAGAAAGAGTTTGAGTTTATTGCAAATAAAATTTGCGATGTTTTAGACGACATTGAAAACACAAAACTTCAAGATGATATAAACAAAGAACTTGAAGCTCTTGCTTCTAATTTTGTTATTTATTCTCAATCTACTTACTAA
- the ccoG gene encoding cytochrome c oxidase accessory protein CcoG: MTYAKKRYLNFFAITIFTLVLPFITINGNHMLLLSFDRMEFHFLGFAFEMQELYIMPFLLMILFIGIFATTAIGGRIWCGWACPQTIFRVIYRDLIESKIFNLRRIKNKVKDVDYSKTENKIKKILSISLFGILSLIIATNFMWYFIPPEDFFRYMQEPKDHVFMVMFIVTVALFLVYDIVFTKEHFCTYVCPYSRIQSVLYDDNTIQAIYNTNRGGEIYKNGEKTIFKAKQLQEHEECTACEACVKICPTGIDIRKGLQVECINCLECVDACTSVMGKLGKKTLVDWGSTNEVINDKKTNYFSIRNIMYYVAIGICFVLLVISASKKEYFLLNVNKTTKLYNIKEDGHVTNNYLLTIQNRDKKAYTFDIKILDNKNFTLKRFKPFKLGIDKRVKKVLILETKKRLFLSDKKDTPIDVKIVMFAKENPKEVFKEQTISFIYPRNDSFK, from the coding sequence ATGACATATGCAAAAAAGAGATATTTAAACTTCTTTGCCATTACAATTTTTACTTTAGTATTGCCCTTTATTACAATAAATGGTAATCATATGCTACTACTATCTTTTGATAGAATGGAATTTCACTTTTTAGGTTTTGCTTTTGAGATGCAAGAGCTTTACATCATGCCATTTTTACTTATGATTTTATTTATTGGTATTTTTGCAACTACTGCTATTGGTGGTAGAATTTGGTGTGGATGGGCATGTCCTCAAACTATTTTTAGAGTAATTTATAGGGATTTAATAGAGTCTAAGATTTTTAATCTAAGAAGAATTAAAAATAAAGTAAAAGATGTTGATTATTCAAAAACAGAAAATAAAATCAAAAAGATTTTATCTATTAGTCTATTTGGTATCTTATCACTTATAATTGCTACAAACTTTATGTGGTATTTTATTCCACCAGAAGATTTCTTTAGATATATGCAAGAACCAAAAGATCATGTATTTATGGTAATGTTTATTGTAACTGTTGCACTTTTTTTAGTTTATGATATTGTTTTTACAAAAGAGCACTTTTGTACATATGTATGTCCTTATTCTAGAATACAATCTGTTTTATATGATGATAATACAATCCAAGCTATTTATAATACAAATAGAGGAGGGGAGATATATAAAAATGGAGAAAAAACTATCTTTAAAGCTAAGCAACTACAAGAGCATGAAGAGTGTACTGCTTGTGAAGCTTGTGTAAAAATTTGTCCAACAGGAATAGATATTAGAAAAGGTCTACAAGTTGAATGTATAAACTGTCTTGAGTGTGTAGATGCATGTACAAGTGTAATGGGAAAACTTGGTAAGAAGACACTTGTTGATTGGGGAAGTACAAACGAAGTTATAAATGATAAAAAAACGAACTACTTTAGTATTAGAAACATAATGTACTACGTAGCAATTGGGATATGTTTTGTATTATTAGTTATTTCTGCATCTAAAAAAGAGTACTTTTTGCTAAATGTAAACAAAACAACAAAACTTTATAATATAAAAGAAGATGGTCATGTTACAAATAACTATTTATTAACAATTCAAAATAGAGATAAAAAAGCATATACCTTTGACATAAAAATTCTTGATAACAAAAACTTTACACTTAAAAGATTCAAACCATTTAAATTGGGTATAGATAAAAGAGTTAAAAAAGTTCTAATTTTAGAGACTAAAAAAAGATTATTTCTATCTGATAAAAAGGATACTCCAATAGATGTAAAAATAGTTATGTTTGCAAAAGAGAATCCAAAAGAAGTATTTAAAGAACAAACAATATCATTTATTTATCCAAGAAATGATAGCTTTAAGTAA
- a CDS encoding glutamate-5-semialdehyde dehydrogenase, with amino-acid sequence MQQFLEQSKKISREIATLSGEVKNKVLNEMADALIEHSDFIVHNNSKDMQAAEQENLSLDLKDRLLLTNDRVKAMANAIRQIASLKEPVGRTLDGWVTENGLNIQKVSIPIGVIGIIYESRPNVTSDTAALCFKSGNVCILKGGKEAQHSNKAIADILRNVLAVNKLPEQAISLLPNSTRQGVAEFIKQDKYVDLLVPRGGEALIKFISQNATIPVVKHDKGLCHTYIDKFADGKKAIEIAINAKCQRPGVCNSMETLLVHKDVANYVLPPLHENFMSKNTQLRGCEETVEYIDIPLATQEDFDTEYLANILSIKVVKDVSDAISHINKHGSGHSECIISENYSVVNKFLNEVDAACVYANASTRFTDGGAFGLGAEVGISTNKLHSRGPMGINDLTTFKYKIYGNGQIR; translated from the coding sequence ATGCAACAATTTTTAGAACAATCAAAAAAAATCAGTAGAGAAATAGCCACACTTAGTGGAGAAGTTAAAAATAAAGTACTAAATGAAATGGCAGATGCCTTAATAGAACATAGTGACTTTATTGTACATAATAACAGTAAAGATATGCAAGCAGCAGAGCAAGAAAATTTAAGCTTGGATTTAAAAGATAGGCTTTTACTAACAAATGACAGAGTAAAAGCTATGGCAAATGCAATTAGACAAATAGCAAGTCTTAAAGAACCTGTAGGAAGAACTCTTGATGGATGGGTAACAGAAAATGGATTAAATATTCAAAAAGTATCAATTCCTATTGGAGTAATTGGAATAATTTATGAAAGCCGTCCAAATGTAACAAGTGATACAGCTGCCCTTTGTTTTAAAAGTGGGAATGTATGTATTTTAAAAGGTGGAAAAGAAGCACAACATAGTAATAAAGCAATTGCAGATATTTTAAGAAATGTATTAGCAGTAAATAAACTTCCTGAACAAGCTATCTCATTATTACCTAACTCTACAAGACAAGGGGTAGCAGAGTTTATAAAACAAGATAAATACGTTGATTTACTTGTTCCAAGAGGAGGAGAAGCTCTAATTAAATTTATAAGCCAAAATGCAACTATTCCTGTTGTTAAACATGATAAAGGATTATGTCACACATATATTGATAAGTTTGCAGATGGTAAAAAAGCAATTGAAATTGCAATCAATGCAAAATGTCAAAGACCTGGTGTTTGTAACTCAATGGAGACTTTATTAGTTCATAAAGATGTAGCAAACTATGTCTTACCACCACTACATGAAAATTTTATGAGTAAAAATACTCAGCTTAGAGGTTGTGAAGAAACAGTTGAGTATATTGATATTCCACTTGCTACACAAGAGGATTTTGATACAGAGTATTTAGCAAATATCTTGTCTATTAAAGTAGTAAAAGATGTAAGTGATGCTATTAGTCACATCAATAAACATGGTTCTGGACACTCTGAATGTATAATTAGTGAAAATTACTCTGTTGTAAATAAATTTTTAAATGAAGTTGATGCAGCTTGTGTATATGCAAATGCAAGTACAAGATTTACTGATGGAGGTGCTTTTGGACTTGGTGCAGAAGTTGGTATATCTACTAATAAACTTCATTCAAGAGGTCCTATGGGAATAAATGACCTTACTACATTTAAATATAAGATTTATGGAAATGGACAAATTAGATAA
- the trxA gene encoding thioredoxin, with product MGKYIELTQENFESTVANGVSLVDFWAPWCGPCRMLAPVIEELGEEFDGKANICKVNTDEQQDLAVKYGIRSIPTIIFMKDGEIVDQMVGASSKQALSDKLNSLA from the coding sequence ATGGGAAAATATATTGAATTAACACAAGAGAATTTTGAGAGCACAGTAGCAAATGGTGTATCATTAGTAGATTTCTGGGCACCATGGTGTGGACCTTGTAGAATGCTAGCACCAGTAATTGAAGAGTTAGGTGAAGAGTTTGATGGAAAAGCAAACATTTGTAAAGTAAACACTGATGAGCAACAAGACTTAGCAGTTAAATATGGAATCAGATCTATTCCTACAATTATCTTTATGAAAGATGGTGAAATTGTAGATCAAATGGTTGGTGCTTCTTCTAAACAAGCACTTTCTGACAAATTAAATTCATTAGCATAA
- a CDS encoding winged helix-turn-helix transcriptional regulator, giving the protein MESNNKKYNCFFQLATDIIGGKWKGMVLWALKKDVKRNGELKRLIPNISQKMLTQQLRELEEVGIVQRIVYPQVPPKVEYKLTKAGEKLIPILYDLHDWGKEYAVDNEIGLRFDEDANCVID; this is encoded by the coding sequence ATGGAATCTAACAACAAAAAATACAACTGTTTTTTTCAATTAGCAACTGATATTATTGGTGGAAAATGGAAAGGTATGGTTCTTTGGGCTTTAAAAAAAGATGTTAAGAGAAATGGAGAATTAAAAAGATTAATTCCAAATATTTCTCAAAAAATGTTAACACAACAATTAAGAGAATTAGAAGAAGTAGGAATTGTACAAAGGATTGTTTATCCTCAAGTACCTCCTAAGGTTGAGTATAAGTTAACAAAAGCTGGTGAGAAATTGATTCCTATTTTATATGATTTACATGATTGGGGTAAAGAGTATGCTGTTGATAATGAGATAGGATTAAGATTTGATGAAGATGCAAATTGTGTAATAGATTAA
- a CDS encoding YhdH/YhfP family quinone oxidoreductase, protein MRAFVVEKIEDKKFISSIKDIDIPKIEKDEVLVKALYSSLNFKDALSSIGNKGVTKVFPHITGIDVSGEVVESNNSNFKKGDKVVATGYDLGMNTDGGHQEYVKIPASWLIKIPKGLDEKEIMTFGTAGLTAALSINELQENSITSGKVLVTGATGGVGSIAVTILAKLGYEVVTITGKKDKIEYLKSLGANEVILREDFDISNKKPMLSEVYDAVVDTVGGEYLAHALKQIKHSGVATCCGLTSSHELNTNVFPFILRGVRLIGIDSVEIPLEKKEKIWEKIAKEYKNSNLEKLTSQITLDEIKDAYEKILTSKATGRYLVKID, encoded by the coding sequence ATGAGAGCATTTGTAGTAGAAAAAATAGAGGATAAAAAGTTTATTAGTTCTATAAAAGATATTGATATTCCCAAAATAGAAAAAGATGAAGTATTAGTAAAAGCATTATACTCTTCTTTAAACTTCAAAGATGCATTAAGTTCTATTGGAAATAAAGGAGTTACAAAAGTTTTTCCTCATATAACAGGTATAGATGTATCAGGTGAAGTTGTAGAATCAAATAATTCAAATTTTAAAAAAGGTGATAAAGTAGTTGCCACTGGATATGATTTAGGTATGAATACAGATGGAGGACATCAAGAATATGTAAAAATACCAGCTTCATGGCTTATTAAAATTCCTAAAGGTCTTGATGAAAAAGAGATAATGACATTTGGTACTGCTGGATTAACAGCAGCACTTAGCATTAATGAACTTCAAGAAAATTCAATAACTAGTGGTAAAGTATTAGTTACAGGTGCAACAGGTGGAGTGGGAAGTATTGCAGTGACGATATTAGCAAAACTTGGATATGAAGTAGTTACTATCACAGGTAAAAAAGATAAAATAGAGTATTTAAAATCTTTAGGAGCTAATGAAGTAATATTAAGAGAAGATTTTGATATTTCAAATAAAAAACCAATGTTAAGTGAAGTTTATGATGCAGTAGTTGATACAGTAGGAGGGGAATATTTAGCCCATGCACTAAAACAAATAAAACATAGTGGAGTTGCAACTTGTTGTGGATTAACTTCATCACATGAGTTAAATACAAATGTATTTCCTTTTATATTAAGAGGAGTAAGACTTATAGGAATTGATTCAGTTGAAATACCCTTAGAGAAAAAAGAAAAAATCTGGGAAAAGATAGCAAAAGAGTATAAAAATTCTAATTTAGAAAAACTTACAAGCCAAATTACTCTAGATGAAATTAAAGATGCATATGAGAAAATATTAACATCAAAAGCTACTGGAAGATATCTAGTAAAAATAGATTAA
- a CDS encoding winged helix-turn-helix transcriptional regulator translates to MNKDIDLIIDKENEKCPVETALDVIDGKWKILILWYLRRDTKRFNELQKQMPKITQKMLSQKLKELELDGIINRVVYPEVPPKVEYSLSDYGKSLKPILKQLYFWGEKHKKNKEI, encoded by the coding sequence ATGAATAAAGATATTGATCTAATAATAGATAAAGAAAATGAAAAATGTCCAGTTGAAACAGCTTTGGATGTGATTGATGGAAAATGGAAAATTTTAATACTTTGGTATTTAAGAAGAGATACAAAAAGATTTAATGAATTGCAAAAACAAATGCCAAAGATTACACAAAAAATGTTATCACAAAAATTAAAAGAATTAGAATTAGATGGAATAATTAATAGAGTTGTTTATCCAGAAGTACCTCCAAAAGTTGAGTACTCTTTAAGTGATTATGGAAAGAGTTTAAAACCAATTTTAAAGCAGTTGTATTTTTGGGGAGAAAAGCATAAAAAGAATAAAGAGATATAA
- the gltX gene encoding glutamate--tRNA ligase — MAITRFAPSPTGYLHIGGLRTALYNYLWARKTNGEFRLRIEDTDTQRNNDEAMEAILEAFKWVGLSYDGEVEYQSKRMDIYKKYIQQLLDEGKAYYCYMSKDELEALREEQMANKQTPRYDGRYRDFTGTPPSGIEPVVRIKAPLEGKITFVDGVKSIMNINCNEVDDFIIARSNGNPTYNFVVAIDDALMGMTDVIRGDDHLTNTAKQIIIYEALGFDIPKFFHVPMINNPQGKKLSKRDGALDVMEYKRQGYLPEALLNFLVRLGWSNKDQEIFSMEEMLELFDPSNINKSASSYNQEKLLWLNSHYIKNVSNDRLAKELEFFDCHLQGHDKKEMILDLSKERAQTLIELKNAINIIINRPTQYEEKGVRKFIKEDTSKFMDAYLKTLEEKQESLHLACDYEDITKPFIKEFELKFPQLFQPIRIALTGGTQAPSVYDIMAILGYNEVNLRIRTALDKNFNKEA; from the coding sequence ATGGCAATTACAAGATTTGCACCAAGCCCAACAGGATATCTACATATTGGTGGATTAAGAACAGCTTTATATAATTATTTATGGGCAAGAAAAACAAATGGTGAATTTAGATTACGAATAGAAGATACAGATACACAAAGAAATAATGACGAAGCTATGGAAGCAATACTTGAAGCTTTTAAGTGGGTTGGATTAAGTTATGATGGAGAAGTAGAGTATCAATCAAAAAGAATGGATATTTATAAAAAATATATTCAACAGCTTTTAGATGAAGGAAAAGCTTATTATTGTTATATGAGTAAAGATGAGCTTGAAGCTTTAAGAGAAGAGCAAATGGCTAATAAACAAACTCCAAGATATGATGGAAGATACAGAGACTTTACAGGAACACCTCCAAGTGGCATTGAGCCAGTAGTAAGAATCAAAGCTCCACTTGAGGGAAAAATCACTTTTGTTGATGGTGTAAAGTCAATCATGAATATAAACTGCAATGAAGTAGATGATTTTATTATTGCAAGAAGTAATGGTAATCCAACTTATAACTTTGTTGTTGCAATTGATGATGCACTAATGGGTATGACTGATGTAATTAGAGGGGATGACCATTTAACAAATACAGCAAAACAGATTATTATATATGAAGCTTTAGGTTTTGATATTCCAAAATTTTTCCATGTTCCTATGATAAATAATCCTCAAGGGAAAAAACTTTCTAAAAGAGATGGTGCCTTGGATGTAATGGAATATAAAAGACAAGGATATTTACCAGAAGCACTACTAAACTTTTTAGTAAGACTTGGATGGTCAAATAAAGATCAAGAAATATTTTCAATGGAAGAGATGCTTGAGCTTTTTGATCCTTCAAATATAAATAAGTCTGCATCATCATATAATCAAGAGAAACTTTTATGGTTAAATTCACACTACATCAAAAATGTATCAAATGATAGATTAGCAAAAGAGTTAGAATTTTTTGATTGTCACTTACAAGGACATGATAAAAAAGAGATGATATTAGACTTATCAAAAGAGAGAGCCCAAACATTAATAGAATTAAAAAATGCAATAAATATTATAATAAATAGACCAACTCAATATGAAGAAAAAGGTGTAAGAAAATTTATAAAAGAAGATACTTCAAAATTTATGGATGCATACTTAAAAACTTTAGAAGAGAAACAAGAATCATTGCATTTAGCTTGTGATTACGAAGATATTACTAAACCTTTTATAAAAGAGTTTGAACTAAAATTTCCACAATTATTCCAACCAATTAGAATAGCACTTACAGGTGGAACACAAGCTCCTTCTGTTTATGATATCATGGCTATACTTGGATATAATGAAGTAAACTTAAGAATTAGAACAGCACTAGATAAAAACTTTAATAAAGAAGCTTAA
- the rlmN gene encoding 23S rRNA (adenine(2503)-C(2))-methyltransferase RlmN: protein MQSIYDFTLDELKEELKPSFRAKQVYNWIYKKYASSYDEMKNIPNDLKEQLKENYALDIMKIVKKEQSLDGSIKYLFQLHDGLTVEAVLLLMKKKKISEDGKIERSEKYTVCISSQVGCKVGCTFCLTAKGGFVRNLTVGEYIAQIVNIKRDNNIAENKSLNIVYMGMGEPLDNYKNFVKAVKVFSELDGLAISRRRQTVSTSGISSKIEKLGKEDLGIQLAISLHAVDDKLRSELIPMNKAYNIESIINAVRNFPVDTRKKVMFEYLVIKDKNDDIKSADKLLKLLNGIKAKVNLIYFNPYPGTPYQRPESKDMVKFQEYLINKGLLCTIRESKGLDISAACGQLKEKESNGNS, encoded by the coding sequence ATGCAATCAATATATGACTTTACATTAGACGAGTTAAAAGAAGAGTTGAAACCTTCGTTTAGAGCAAAACAAGTTTATAACTGGATATATAAAAAATATGCATCATCGTATGATGAAATGAAAAATATTCCAAATGATTTAAAAGAACAATTAAAAGAAAATTATGCTTTGGATATTATGAAAATAGTTAAAAAAGAGCAAAGTTTAGATGGAAGTATAAAATATCTTTTTCAACTACATGATGGATTAACAGTTGAAGCTGTTCTACTTTTGATGAAAAAGAAAAAAATTAGTGAAGATGGAAAAATAGAAAGAAGTGAGAAATATACTGTTTGTATTTCTTCACAAGTTGGATGCAAAGTAGGGTGTACATTCTGCCTAACAGCAAAAGGTGGTTTTGTAAGGAATTTAACAGTTGGCGAATATATAGCACAAATTGTAAATATCAAAAGAGATAACAATATAGCTGAAAATAAATCACTTAATATTGTTTATATGGGAATGGGTGAACCACTTGATAATTATAAGAATTTTGTAAAAGCAGTTAAAGTTTTTAGTGAACTTGATGGACTTGCAATAAGCAGAAGAAGACAAACAGTTTCTACTTCTGGAATCAGTAGTAAAATAGAAAAACTAGGAAAAGAGGATTTAGGAATTCAACTAGCAATTTCTTTACATGCAGTTGATGACAAATTAAGAAGTGAACTAATCCCAATGAACAAAGCATATAATATTGAAAGTATTATTAACGCTGTGAGAAATTTTCCAGTTGATACAAGAAAAAAAGTTATGTTTGAATATCTTGTAATTAAAGATAAAAATGATGATATAAAATCTGCTGATAAATTATTGAAACTATTAAATGGTATCAAAGCAAAAGTAAATTTAATCTACTTTAATCCATATCCTGGCACACCATATCAAAGACCAGAAAGTAAAGATATGGTAAAATTTCAAGAATATTTAATAAATAAAGGATTGCTTTGTACTATTAGAGAATCAAAAGGTCTTGATATCTCAGCAGCATGTGGGCAGTTAAAAGAAAAGGAATCAAATGGAAATTCTTGA
- a CDS encoding purine-nucleoside phosphorylase, translating to MIICAGRNETFKFAEPMGVGLIETSINLTRKCLFDKPDFILFVGSAGSYGEHNIFDIIESKRAANIELSFLQNNSYTPLDNVLESENKFVKNDTIVNSSNYISSNFSLSKKFNAYGIGVENMEFFAVLQVAKEFEIPVGGIFVVTNYTNETAHEDFLKNHKEAMSKLTNSLLEKNIIK from the coding sequence ATGATAATTTGTGCTGGTAGAAATGAAACTTTTAAGTTTGCTGAACCTATGGGTGTAGGATTAATTGAGACATCAATTAATCTTACAAGAAAATGCCTTTTTGATAAACCAGATTTTATACTTTTTGTTGGAAGTGCAGGTTCATATGGAGAACATAATATTTTTGATATTATAGAGTCAAAAAGAGCAGCAAATATTGAATTGTCTTTTTTGCAGAATAATTCATATACTCCATTAGATAATGTATTAGAATCAGAAAATAAGTTTGTAAAAAATGATACAATTGTAAATAGCTCCAACTATATTTCTTCAAATTTTTCTTTAAGTAAGAAGTTCAATGCCTATGGTATTGGAGTTGAAAATATGGAATTTTTTGCAGTTTTACAAGTTGCAAAAGAGTTTGAGATTCCAGTTGGTGGAATATTTGTCGTTACAAATTATACAAATGAAACTGCACATGAAGATTTTCTAAAAAATCATAAAGAAGCTATGTCTAAATTGACTAATTCACTACTAGAGAAAAATATTATTAAGTAA
- a CDS encoding SIMPL domain-containing protein: MNKILKCAVLSSVLPLSLLSYEIDFSKTFTKKLTPDILNSDIKLVVELDSEKNVSSKLEKFDNYIKDMNYVEKKLGTFNIRPRYKYKSNTPHIDGYIGEIKYGIESNDPKKISRFINGLIDLKNHRDTSIIVSNLSWKVKDTSANIAIDLLRYESITWIEKYAKNLSNDLKKKCEIKNINIHSLQNSYYRGSEVMYSAKSSSNASISVPQQTTKNIKMNVNYKLECK, translated from the coding sequence ATGAATAAAATTTTAAAATGTGCAGTATTATCTTCTGTACTTCCGTTATCACTTTTATCATATGAAATTGATTTTTCAAAAACTTTTACAAAAAAATTAACACCTGATATTTTAAATTCAGATATTAAATTAGTTGTTGAATTAGATAGTGAGAAAAATGTCTCTTCAAAGCTTGAAAAGTTTGATAATTATATTAAAGATATGAATTATGTAGAAAAAAAACTTGGTACTTTTAATATAAGACCTAGATATAAATACAAAAGTAATACTCCACATATAGATGGTTATATTGGAGAGATAAAATATGGTATTGAATCAAATGACCCAAAAAAAATCAGTAGGTTTATTAATGGATTAATTGATTTAAAAAATCATAGAGATACTTCTATTATTGTTTCAAACTTATCATGGAAGGTTAAAGATACTTCAGCAAATATCGCTATTGATCTTTTAAGATATGAATCAATAACTTGGATAGAAAAATATGCAAAAAACTTATCAAATGATTTAAAAAAGAAGTGTGAAATTAAAAATATAAATATACACTCTTTACAAAATTCTTATTACAGAGGAAGTGAAGTTATGTATAGTGCAAAATCATCATCAAATGCTTCAATTTCTGTACCACAACAAACAACAAAAAATATAAAAATGAATGTTAACTACAAATTGGAGTGCAAATGA
- the hisF gene encoding imidazole glycerol phosphate synthase subunit HisF: MSNFAKRIIPCLDVKDGRVVKGVNFVGLKDAGDPVEVAKRYNNEGADEITFLDITASHENRDTIVDIVKGVAKEVFIPLTVGGGIRKLEDIYKLLNVGCDKVSINSSAVNNPNFINESAKRFGTQCIVVAIDVKKVQDGTYHVFVKGGREDTGLDAVEWAKEVYNRGAGEILLTSMDTDGAKTGFELNITKKISSLVDIPVIASGGAGTMEHIKDAFNCGASAALAASIFHYKEIDIMDLKHYLKENNIPVRI; encoded by the coding sequence TTGAGTAACTTTGCAAAAAGAATTATACCTTGTTTAGATGTAAAAGATGGAAGAGTAGTGAAAGGGGTAAATTTTGTTGGATTGAAAGATGCTGGTGATCCCGTAGAAGTTGCAAAACGATATAATAATGAAGGTGCAGATGAAATAACTTTCCTTGACATAACTGCAAGCCATGAAAATAGAGATACTATTGTGGATATTGTAAAAGGTGTAGCAAAAGAAGTTTTTATTCCTTTAACAGTTGGTGGAGGTATTAGAAAACTTGAAGATATATATAAACTACTAAATGTAGGTTGTGATAAAGTATCAATTAATTCATCAGCAGTTAACAATCCTAATTTTATAAATGAAAGTGCAAAAAGATTTGGTACACAATGTATTGTTGTTGCAATAGATGTTAAAAAAGTTCAAGATGGGACATACCATGTTTTTGTAAAAGGGGGAAGAGAGGATACAGGACTTGATGCAGTTGAATGGGCAAAAGAAGTTTATAATAGAGGTGCAGGAGAAATACTTCTAACCTCTATGGATACAGATGGAGCTAAAACTGGATTTGAACTTAATATTACAAAAAAAATCTCTTCTTTAGTTGATATTCCAGTTATAGCAAGTGGTGGAGCTGGAACAATGGAGCATATTAAAGATGCATTTAATTGTGGTGCTAGTGCAGCATTAGCTGCTTCTATATTTCATTATAAAGAGATAGATATAATGGATTTAAAACACTACTTAAAAGAAAATAACATTCCCGTAAGGATATAA